The DNA segment TAGACGAGATTGTAGTGGTTCTGCATCGACACGAAGCGCGCCCATCCGTTGCGCTCGGACGCGCTCAGCGCTTGCGCCATTTGCCACGCGTATCCGGAGCTTGCGCCGATGTAGCGAACCTTGCCCTGGTGCACGAGAAGGTCGAGGGCGGCCAGCGTCTCGTCGATCGGGACATCGGCGTCGAAGCGGTGGATCTGATAGAGGTCGATCGTTTCGATGCCGAGCCGCGTGAGGCTCGCTTCGCACGCCTGGACGATGTGTTTGCGAGACAGGCCACGCATGTTGGGCGCGCTTCGCATCTGGTTGAACACTTTCGTGGCGATGACGATCTCGTCGAGAGACGCCATCTCGCGCAGCCAGCGTCCTGTGATTTCCTCGCTCCTGCCCACCGAGTACATGTCCGCGGTATCGAAGAAGTTGATGCCGGCGTCGAGCGCGCGCTTGAAGAACGGTCGGGCGGCAGCTTCGTCGAGCACCCAGGCGCGCCAGCTCGGGCTGCCGTAGCTCATGCAGCCGAGGCAGAGACGGGAGACGGTGAGACCGGTGGTTCCGAGTGTGGTGTAGAGCATGGTCAAGGGAGGCGTCAGATTGGGCGCTGATGGGTCGTGAGCGTTCGCTGCGCTTCGGCGTGGGTGATGGCGCCCTCGAGCATCGCATCGAAGCGGCCGTGCAGCCGCAATTCGCCTAACCGACGCTTCGTTTGGCCCAGGGCCGCCCGATACACGCCGCCGCCGAGGCTGATGCGCGCGACACCGAGCTTTGCGAGCTCGGCAACGGGCGGCGAGGCCGGCGTGGCGAGCACGTTGAGCGGCGCGTTGAGCGCGTTGACCAGGCGTCCGATGATGTCCGGATCGGCGACGCCGGGAGCGAACAGACAATCGCCTCCGGCGTCGCGGTAGGCAGTCAGTCGGCGTACGGTTTCGTCGAACCGCGTGTTGGGCGCACCGATTTCAGCGAGGTAGACGTCGGTGCGCGCATTGATCACGAGGTGGACGCCGAGCTCGTCCGCTGCTGCGCGCGCCGCGCGGATGCGCGCGACTTGAAGTGGGATGTCGAGCAGCGGCTTGTTGGGATCGGCGGTCGAATCCTCGAAGTTGAATCCGACGGCGCCGGCTTTGATTGCGCCGCGCGCCGTGGCAGCCGCGTCGTCGGGGCTGGGTCCGTAGGCCGCCTCGAGATCGGCGCTGACCGGTACGCGTACGGCTTTCGCGATGCGCGCAACGGCAGCGAGCATCTCGTCGCGGGTGATGTCTTCACCATCTGCGTAGCCGAGTGACCATGCGACGCCCGCGCTGGTCGTGGCGATCGCCGGGAAGCCGGCATCTTCGATCAGTCGTGCGCTGATCACGTCCCAGGCGTTCGGGAGCACGAGCGGTGTGGCGGCGCGGTGCAGGGCGAGAAAGTCTGAAGCGAGTGACACGAGCAGGGACTCGCGATGAAGGGTTGATGTGTGGATGGAGAATGTATTGCCCGAGGAATAGCGGCGTGGCCAGTCCCGATGCTGGGTTTCGCCGGCCTCGGCGATGGGTGGTGTGATTTGCCAGTAGGACGGGGCCGCGTTCCGATTAAGTTGCGTGTTCCCTCAACCGCGTTCTTCCATGCCAGCGCAGTTCATCTACGTCATGAAGGACCTGAAGCGGGTGGTGCCGCCGTCTCGGGTCATCCTCGAAGGGATCTGGCTCTCGTTCTATCCGGGCGCGAAGATCGGCGTGTTAGGCGCGAACGGCGCCGGCAAGTCGTCGCTGCTCAAAATCATGGCCGGAGTCGATCACGACTATCAGGGGGAAGCGTGGCCCGCCGCGGGCACGCGCGTGGCGTATTTGCCGCAGGAGCCGCAGCTGGATCCGAGCAAAGACGTCAAAGGCAACGTCGAAGAAGCGGTGCGCGAAACGCGCGAGCTCCTGCTGCGCTTCGACGCGATCGCGGCAAAGTTCTCGGAGCCGATGTCTGACGACGCGATGCAGAAACTGTTGGACGAGCAAGCAAAGGTGCAGGAGCGCATCGACGCAGCCGACGCCTGGAATCTCGACCACAAGATCGAGATCGCGATGGACGCGCTGCGCCTTCCGCCGCCGGATGCCGACGTGTCCAGGTTGTCCGGCGGCGAGCGCCGCCGCGTTGCGCTCTGCCGCATCCTGCTCGAGCAGCCGGATCTGCTCCTGCTGGATGAACCGACCAACCATCTCGACGCCGAGAGCGTCGCGTGGCTGGAGCGTCACCTCGCCGAGTTCCCGGGGACGGTGGTCGCGGTGACGCACGATCGCTACTTCCTCGACAACGTCGCGAAATGGATTCTGGAGCTCGACCGCGGGCGCGGGATTCCGTGGGAAGGGAACTATTCGTCGTGGCTCGACCAGAAGCGGACGCGTCTCGCGCAGGAGGAAAAGCAGGCGAGCGCGCGGCAGCGGACGCTCGAGCACGAGCTGGAGTGGGTGCGCATGGCGCCGCGGGCGCGGCAGGCGAAGAGCAAGGCGCGCATCACGCGCTTCGAGGAGCTGGCCGCCGGCGACGTGGGGGCGCGGGTGCTGCAGAGCGAGATCGTGATTCCGCCGCCGGCGCGGTTAGGCAACGACGTGGTGATCGCCAAGGACCTGCGCAAGGCCTTCGGGGACACGCTGCTGTTCGACGGCCTCTCGTTCAGCCTGCCGCGGGGCGGCATCGTCGGCGTGATCGGGCCTAACGGAGCGGGAAAGACGACGCTCTTCCGGATGATCGTCGGCCAGGAGCAGCCGGACGCGGGCACGCTCACGGTGGGCGACACCGTGAGCATTGCGTACGTCGATCAGGGCCGCGCGCTCGACGGCGCGCGCACCGTCTACGAAGAGGTGAGCGACGGCCGCGACACCATCGACATCGGCTCGCGCGAGCTCAACGCGCGCGCTTATCTCTCGAGTTTCGGCTTCCGCGGACCGGATCAGCAGAAGCTCGTGAAGGACCTGTCCGGCGGCGAGCGCAACCGCCTGCACCTCGCCAAGCTGCTCAAGGGCGGCGGCAATCTCCTGTTGCTGGACGAGCCGACCAACGACCTCGACGTCGACACGCTGCGCGCGCTCGAGGATGCGCTGGTGCAATTCGCCGGCTGCGCGGTGGTCATCTCGCACGACCGCTGGTTCCTCGACCGCATCGCCACCCACATGCTCGCGTTCGAGGGAAACAGCGAGGTGGTGTGGCACGAGGGCAACTACCAGGAGTACATGGAGGATCTCAAGCGGCGGAAGGGCGCCGACGCCGATCAACCGCACCGCATCAAGTACCGCCGGCTCGTCCGCGCCTAACGGTTAGGCGCTGCGGCGCCAGGCCGCCGCTCACGGCCGCGCCGGCAGACTGAGCCTGAACGTCGAGCCCACGCCCAACGTGCTGGTCACGGTGAGGTCGCCGTTCATGCCCCGCGCCAGGTCCCGGCTGATCGCCAGGCCTAACCCGACGCCCGCGTGCTCGCGCACCAGCCGCTGGTCGACCTGCACGAATGGGTCGAAGATCACGTCGAGCTTGTCCGGCGGAATCCCGGCTCCGGTGTCGGTGACGTAGAAATACGCGCGCTCGGCGTCCCGTGTGCACCGCAGCGTGATCGTGCCGCCCGGGTCCGTGAACTTGATCGCGTTCGACAGCAGGTTGAGCAGTATCTGCTTCACTTTGTCGGAGTCCGCATGCACCATGACTTTCGTGGGACACGGCACCTTCACGAACGTCACCGATTTCGCCCGCACCTGCAGCTCGACGAATTCGCTCGCGGCCTCGATCGCTTCGTCCGCCGCCATCTCGGTGATCGTGTACTGAATCGATCCGCTCTCGAGCTTTGCAAAG comes from the Gemmatimonadaceae bacterium genome and includes:
- a CDS encoding aldo/keto reductase; the protein is MLYTTLGTTGLTVSRLCLGCMSYGSPSWRAWVLDEAAARPFFKRALDAGINFFDTADMYSVGRSEEITGRWLREMASLDEIVIATKVFNQMRSAPNMRGLSRKHIVQACEASLTRLGIETIDLYQIHRFDADVPIDETLAALDLLVHQGKVRYIGASSGYAWQMAQALSASERNGWARFVSMQNHYNLVYREEEREMIPLCRSEGIGIIPWSPLARGLLARAPGEHTVRIDSDDFARGLYDSPGDEDVVAATHRVATARGVSSAEVALAWLLSRPGVTAPIVGATKLEHLETAIRALDLHLDAGECKALEAPYRPHAVKGHH
- a CDS encoding isocitrate lyase/phosphoenolpyruvate mutase family protein; the encoded protein is MSLASDFLALHRAATPLVLPNAWDVISARLIEDAGFPAIATTSAGVAWSLGYADGEDITRDEMLAAVARIAKAVRVPVSADLEAAYGPSPDDAAATARGAIKAGAVGFNFEDSTADPNKPLLDIPLQVARIRAARAAADELGVHLVINARTDVYLAEIGAPNTRFDETVRRLTAYRDAGGDCLFAPGVADPDIIGRLVNALNAPLNVLATPASPPVAELAKLGVARISLGGGVYRAALGQTKRRLGELRLHGRFDAMLEGAITHAEAQRTLTTHQRPI
- the ettA gene encoding energy-dependent translational throttle protein EttA, which codes for MPAQFIYVMKDLKRVVPPSRVILEGIWLSFYPGAKIGVLGANGAGKSSLLKIMAGVDHDYQGEAWPAAGTRVAYLPQEPQLDPSKDVKGNVEEAVRETRELLLRFDAIAAKFSEPMSDDAMQKLLDEQAKVQERIDAADAWNLDHKIEIAMDALRLPPPDADVSRLSGGERRRVALCRILLEQPDLLLLDEPTNHLDAESVAWLERHLAEFPGTVVAVTHDRYFLDNVAKWILELDRGRGIPWEGNYSSWLDQKRTRLAQEEKQASARQRTLEHELEWVRMAPRARQAKSKARITRFEELAAGDVGARVLQSEIVIPPPARLGNDVVIAKDLRKAFGDTLLFDGLSFSLPRGGIVGVIGPNGAGKTTLFRMIVGQEQPDAGTLTVGDTVSIAYVDQGRALDGARTVYEEVSDGRDTIDIGSRELNARAYLSSFGFRGPDQQKLVKDLSGGERNRLHLAKLLKGGGNLLLLDEPTNDLDVDTLRALEDALVQFAGCAVVISHDRWFLDRIATHMLAFEGNSEVVWHEGNYQEYMEDLKRRKGADADQPHRIKYRRLVRA